In Bacillus sp. S3, the sequence CGACCAAGGTCTCAGTAACCGCAGTATTGCGTCTAGTTGCGGTTGTTCTCGCAATACTGTTAATAATGTGATAAAAAGGGCTGATGAATTACAGGTTTCCTGGCCGCTTAAGGGTGACTTCACTGACACTGACCTTCAGAATGTACTCTATCCGGAAAAAGGTAAGTCGGATTTGAGGAAGCAGCCTGACTGTGAGCACATCCACAAAGAAATGGCCAAAAGTGGTGTTACTCTTTCCCTGTTATGGCATGAGTATTCTGAAGCATGTAGGCAACGGAGGGAAATTCCCTATAGTTACCGCCAGTTTTGCCGCTTCTATCATAATTATGCGACCGTATCCAAGGCAACGATGCGGATTAAGAGGAAGCCAGGAGAAATCATGGAGGTCGATTGGGCCGGCCAAACTGCATTTCTAAAGGATTCCCTTACAGGCGAATCCATTCCTGCGTATGTATTTATAGCTGCACTTCCGTGCAGTCAATATTCTTATGTGGAAGCCTTTGTGTCCATGGACACCGCCAGTTGGATTACCGCTCACCTCCACGCTTTTGACTTTTTCGGTGGAGTTACCCAAATGATTGTCCCTGATAATTTAAAAACAGGGGTTGTTAAAGCATCTTCTACGGATCCAGTCATTAACCGAACATATCAGGAGATGGCGGAACATTATCATACAGCTATCATGCCTGCGAGGGTAAGGCAACCAAAGGACAAAGCGAATGTGGAACGGACTGTGGGGATTATTTCAACCTGGATTATCGCTTCCCTACGGAATGAAACATTCTTTACCCTAAATGAATTGAACAAGGCAATCAAGGAAAAATTGGCTGAGTTCAACCAGAAGGATTTTCAAAAGAAAAGCGGAAGCAGGCAAACTGCCTTCATGGAGGAAGAGAAGTTCGCGCTCCTTCCGTTACCTGGTTCTCCGTACGAGTTGGCAACTTGGAAGAAGGCAACCGTACAATATGATTATCACATAATAGTGGATAAAATGTATTACTCGGTTCCCTATGAATTTATCAAATACGAGGTCGATGTAAGGATAACCCGAAAAATCATAGAAATATTTTATAAGAATTTCAGAATTGCATCCCATATGAGGCTAGAGGGAAAGGATGGGCAGCTCTCTACTATTCCGGAACATATGCCGATTCAGCACAAGCAGTATCTTGATTTCAATCGGGACTATTTCTTGAAATGGGCTGAAGCAGTTGGTCCCAATTCATTGGCGATGGTTAATGCACTTTTAAATTCCTATAAGGTAGAAAAACAGGCATTGAAGTCATGCATGGGGCTGACCAAACTGGCCGATCAATATTCCATTGAACGTCTAGAATCTGCTTGTAAACGGGCATTCTCATATTCGCCAAGGCCTAATCTTAATAGTATTAAAACCATTTTAAAGACCGGACAGGATAAATTGAATACTTCTGCCACTCGAACTACTGATGTTGATAAAGTCGACCAAGACTTTACGCATGGTTTTGTAAGAGGCGCAGCCTACTATGGGAGGAAAGATAAATGACAACCGAAAGCACATTAACCAAATTACACGAAATGCGTTTAAGTGCAATGGCAGAACAATTCCATGAACAACTGCGGAATGAACAGTTCAACGAGCTCCCCTTCGAAGACAGATTCGCTTTGATTGTCGACATCGAATGGTCACGCCGCAAAAACAATAAGCTAGATCGGATCATCAAGGGGGCTAACTTCCGTTATCCCCAAGCCTGCATAGAAGATATTGAGTACCACGCAGACCGGAGGCTCGATAAGACTCAAATCCTTAGGCTTGCATCTGGTGATTATATTCAGGGGAAACACAATTTAATCATCAAAGGTGCATCAGGGAACGGCAAGTCCTATCTTGCCTGCGCGTTTGGAATTGCCGCATGTCGCCAGTTTTACACAGTTAAATATGTCCGTCTTCCCGATTTACTTGAGGAACTGGCTATTGCTCGAGGCGAGGGAAACTATAAGAAAGTAATGAAGGCATATAAGAAAGCGGATCTGCTTATTTTGGATGAATGGCTACTTACTTCCCTTAGGGAAAATGAGGCGCGTGACCTTTTGGAAATAGTAGAATCGCGCCATCAGGTCGCCTCTACTATTTTCTGTTCTCAATTCGATATTCAAGGATGGTATGAAAAGATTGGAGAGGGTACCCTCGCAGATGCCATTCTCGATAGGATTATCCATGATTCATATAATATATTCATAGATGGGGAAACGTCTATGAGGGAAAGACATGGAATAAAAGAATAGACTTCTGACACCACTACCGCAAGGTAGGTTGGGATTCTTTAAAAAAATCCCCCTACCAGTTTAGTTAGGTAGGGGGAATTAAAAATATTGGATAATTATATTTCTCTTAGTGACCGGTTCTCCAGCCTCTAATTCTTTAATTCTATGCCTTAACTCATCTATCTCTTCTAACAGCTGCGCATTTTTAGTTTTCTCATCTATTCCTCTTTCATAAACGGTACCACTTCATCAATAATCCTCTGTTTCGTTTAATGTATTATATCCGGAATTGGTAAGTTGGGCAAAAGGTCATGGCACTCAAGATGGCAAGAGTGGCACTCAATTTTGTCACAGGCGGCACTAAAATTTGGCACTAGTGGCACTTTTTAATGGCAATATACATTCCAGAAGATAAGGATGTAAAACGTATATTTAATAAGACTTATAGACAACATTTAATTACCGTTCCATCATGTGATGAACATAACTTACGTAAATCAAATTTAGATGAATATTTAATGGTAACTTTGTCGGGTAAAGTTGGGAATAATGGTTTAGCTTATGTGCAAACACTAACTAAAATTGAAAGAAGTAGAAAGCGGAATAGTAAATTACTAGATATTGAAAGTGGTGAAATTATAAAACTCAAAGATAAGGAATTCCCTGTATTATGGATAAATGTTGATACTCAAAAGTTAAATTACTCATTTGAATCTATAGCACGAGGACTGTATTACCACGAGAATAACAAATCATTTATTGGTGAGATTACAATTGTTTCAAAATTATTTAATCACCCAGATGATCCAGAGGGTACAGAATTTAATATAAGAGCATCTAAAATGATTGAAAGTGAAAGAATGCATTGGAATACTGAAGTAAAAGGGGGAAATAAGGAGGTTTTTTCATATCAGTTTAGTCCAATTGATGATTTTAAAACTCAAACACTTGCTTTAAATTTTTTTGAAGGCATTGATGTCTATATTATTTTAAATGATTTAAATGAAAAAGATTTCAAAGAAGCGAAGTTGAAATTATCTTTTCTAAATAAAGTATTTTTTGGAGATTTACAATTAAAATACGAACCATAGAGATATTAGTTACTTAATCTGTAGCTTAATGTAAACGATAAACTAGAATCAACAGTATTCCACAAATAAGGATGGTTCTTACGTCATTTTGGTGAATGTTTGTAGCCCTAAGTAAAAGTGTTACCTTCGGTAAAAAAATGTTATATTAATCAAGTTTTAACCCTGGAAACGTAAGCGATTTAACAACACCGTTGGTTCTTACGTCTTTTTGGTGAATGTTTGTAGCCCTAAGTAAAAGTGTTACCTTCGGTAAAAAAATGTTATATTAATCAAGTTTTAACCCTGGAAACGTAAGCGATTTAACAACACCGTTATACCTGCACGTCCATACATCATCCGTTTGATATTTTTCAACTTATTTATGGTTCCTTCAGTTTTCCCGTTTGACCAAGGTAATGTTATAGCGTAATAAACAGCCTTAATGTCACCTCTGATGCCATTAAGGAAGGTTTGGAAATAAGTAAATGGTGAGTGCTTATGTTCAATCAGCCATTTTCTAAGGCCGGATGAATGTTTTTCCTCAAAAAGGCTCCTAAAGGATTGAATGAATTCGCTAATTTCCATTAACGATGGGAACGTTTTTAGAAGGTTGGGATACAAGGATTTAAATGCTTTCTTATGGTTCTGTACGTCCTTATCCCAAAGGATCCGGATGATTGCCTGTTGAAGATTCAGTGTCTGTGGCTTTTTATTTCGGATATCCCGGCGTTCGTCCGCAATCATGTAATTTAGTGTGTTGCGATGTCCACCAAACCCTGCTTTCCTGCACGCAGCCTCTATCTCATCACCCTTTGATCCATCTGCGATCATGTTACGGATAAGGGGAAGATATCGGTCATATAAAGAAGTTCGTTTAAGGGACGGTTTCGATGTCGTAGCTAAATCCTTATAAACGGTATTACGGGAAATACCTAGCTGCTTTGCGATCGCTGTGATGCTCTTGCCTTCTTTCTGAAGGCGCCGGGCATTTTGAATTCTCTTCCAAACGTTTTCTTCGTGTTCCACCAAAGGCTGGAGCCGTTTTGGCAAAGGGCGTGATGAACTGCATTGTTGGACATTTGAGTCTTGACCAGTCGGTTTCCATCTTGGCGGCACAATAGACTTAATCGTCTTCTTAACTGCGTCAAAAAGATGCTGGAGGATATGCCAACGATCACCAACTTGCTTGATTTTTGGTGACGCTTCCTCTGCCGCATTTTTATATGCATGGGCACGATCTCTTGTAATCAGTTGAATTTCAGGATGTTTGATGAGCCAGCTCCTTACTGACTCTTTGTCTCGGTTTGGTAAAAAATCAAGGATATCACCTGTTTGTAGGTCTATGAAGATCGTGCCATACCGTTTTCTTTTCTTAAAAGCAAAATCATCAATGCCCACGAAAGGGACACTCCCTTGGCTGAACCGGTTCTTCCTTTTTAATCCGGTACAGAATGGCATCATGGCTTATCGAAATGCGCATTTTTCGGCAGATTTTTTCAGCGGCCAGGCAATTATTAGTGAATCCCACATGACGAATCAGGTTTTCCAGCCTGTTTGTTTTTCTGGCGGAAGGGCTTAACCAGTTCAAACGTTCGGTGAATACTTTAACCTTACAGTCTTTGTTACCACAAAACCATTTGTGCAATAGAACGGTTATATGAACCGAATGACCTGAGACCGGAAGGTCATCGACTTTCCTAGCATATTGGCTGTGCTGTCGAGACGATACATGTTTGCATTCTGGGCATTGTGCATGTTTTGAACATATCTTTAACACGGCATACATTGCATCCGGTTCCATTATGGTATAAAGGACTTCAACGTTTTGGTCGAACTTGAAAAGTTCATTGAAGTTTGAAATGACCATTGTAACCACCGCCCTTTGAGTATTAGTATTGCTATACCCGAAAAGCAGTAAAAAATGCTTTCACCATGTTTGCGTAAGAACCAATCTTATTTACTAAAAACTGTTGATTTCTACTTGACGGTTACACTTAATTGGTTAAGAAAATATTCGATCATCAGATTAAAGCTAAGATATTCATAATTGAGCAAGATGTTATCCCTCCTCCTCCTCTGTATATTCCTCTTACTTTACAATACATATTGGAAGCATTATTGTAAGACATATAAAAGAAAGAAAATAGTATACTTCATTGGCGAAGGTGGGGCAGTTAGGCTTATTTAAGGAAGCAAATATAATTATTCTCTGATTTTCCACAAACAGGCGCGATGTTTTAGAATTTTTTATAGAAAATTAAAAAGGTAAACACTGCTACATCAATATGTCTGCCATCACCACTCAAGCCACGTCGAGTGCGTCTCGCAGCTCATTTTTCAATAATGTAATAATAATGCCCAGTCTTAGGACTGGGCTGTTTGAATTTGAAAAAGAGATATTTATTAGTTTTAAATTGGAAGGTGCCTGGCACTTTTTTTCTTGGAACGGACCCCAATGTCGCTAACTCTCCTAAAACCTGGCGGCATGGCCGTGCAACATTCCCGAAGAGCTTCCGTGTCAAATTGACTATCATTCTACCTATTATAATGCATATTCCAAATTAGCTAGGATCCTACTTTTTATAATTAGTTTAAATCAACTACAACAAAAGTATAGAAAATCCAATAAATTTAGAAGAATTATGAATGTCTCGCCATCCCAATTGGTGAGTTGTATTACCATAAAATAGCATCTAGGCTTTAATAACTAATATTTATAAAATTTAAATAATTCGAACTATTCATGTAAATATATATTTATTTATTTATAATAAAACCGACTGATAATAATAGGGGGTAGCAAATGTTGAAGAAGAAGTTTATTGTTCCTGCAGTTCTGTCGTCGGCGTTGTTGGTAGGTTCTATTCCAGCTAGTAATGTATTTGCGAAGCCGGTTGATTCGAAGGTGGTTAATAGTGTACAAGCATCTAAGGAATGGAATGAGAAGGCAAGCGTCCCATTATTTGTAAAGGAGCGATTTGCCGAGAAATTCTCTTCTAGCAATCCAGCCAATGCAGTAAATTATTTACAGAAAAACGAAGGTAAAACCGGAATTAAAAATCCGGGTAAAAATCTAAAAATAAAAGATACGCAAACAGATGAATTGGGTATGACTCATGTCCGCTTTAATCAGTCAATTAATGGAGTTAATGTAGAAGGGTCCGAAGTTATTGTTCATTTTAATAGGGATAATGAAGTCGTATCCGTCAACGGAAGAGTAAATCAGACGATTGCCGATGATGCAGTGGACACGACTGCCTCTTTAAGTAGTGATGCTGCACTAAAGGCGGCATTATCCTCTGTCAATGCTCCCGAAGAGCTGACATATGAGCCAACTTCCGAGCTTGTTGTCTACCCATTTGAAGGGGAAAATCATACGGCTTATAAAGTGAATGTTAACTTTATGGGTGATGAACCTGGAAACTGGTTTGTCTTTGTGGATGCAAAAACGGGAGAAGTCGTCGATAAGTATAATGGCTTAATGCATGCGGATGAAATGAAAACACAAAAAGGTGCTGGGAAAGGGGTACATGGCGCTCACAGGGAATTACATATTACCCAAGTGAAGGAACCGAATTCTGGGACTAAGTTTGCGTTGGCTGATTATTCTCATGAGGGTCTTAAAGGCATTATCACGTATGATGCTAAAAATGATAATACTTCCAGTAACGATACTATATATGTTGGAAATTCTGCTGCATTTATTGGCGACTATGATCGGGCTCTAGTCGATGCACACTATAATTCAGAAAAGGTATATGACTATTACCTTAATGAGCATGGTCGCAATTCCCTTGACGGTAAAGGGATGGCCATCATCTCTAGAGTCCATTATGGAACCAATTATAACAATGCCTCTTGGAATGGGCGTTGGATGACCTATGGTGATGGTGACGGTGAGTTCATGATTTCTTTATCAGCCGGCCTAGACGTTGCTGCCCACGAAATGACTCATGGCGTCATCACTAATACAGCAAATTTAGTATACCAAAATCAATCTGGAGCACTAAACGAATCATTCGCTGACATCTTTGGCGCACTCGTTGACGATGATGATTGGGAAATGGGCGAGGATATTATGGCGCCTGCTGAAAAAGCTAAGGGTAATGGAGTATTGCGCAGTTTAAGAGATCCACATAGTGTTATTGTACAAAACGCACAAAGAAGGGCATATAGCACAAATGGCGGCGTCTATCCGAAACATATGGATGAATTTTATCATATGCCAACTTCAGTTGATGGCGGAGGTGTCCATGTTAACTCTTCGATTACAAACCATGCCGCATACTTGATTGCACAAGATATCGGCAGGGAAAAGTTAGGAAAAATTTTCTACCGTGCTTTATCTGTTTATTTAACGCCAAATTCCAATTTTAGCGACGCGCGTAAGGCGGCTGTTCAGTCTGCAATCGATCTTTATGGTGAAGGCAGCGCGGAAGTGGCTGCAACTAATTCCGGATTTGATGCGGTGGGAATCTACTAATTAAATAATTGAATCTGCCCGCAGGAATCAATATTTTTATGGATTTTAGAATAATATTGAAGTGCGTTTTATGTTCCCCAGACTAAGAGTTTGGGGGATTTTTTGTTATGGTCTCCACCAGCATCCCATGTGTAGCCACATATACACTGGACATGTGGAGTGCGTGTCGCAACTCATTATTAATAAATAGAAAAACTGTAGCCCTTTCGTGTAAAGGGCTTTATGCATTTTAAAGAGATATCTGATTTATTTATACTTTATCTAAGATTAAACCAACTCTGATTGTCGGGATTAGCCGTGTTTAAAGCCAATATAAGTATTGAATACATACCAAATTAATGCTGCATGCAGTTTTTCAGATCAGACAATCATGAAAGTTTGCAATTTCATGATTGTCTGACCCTTTTTTACGTTGTCAATTATAATCCAAACATGTTAAGACTGTAGTAATGGTGAAGCGAAAATGGGTAAACTATGAAATGAATGTTTTTATTATCAAGTAATGGGTTTAGTTCTGACGGTATCGTTGAACGATTCATTGAAAAGTATTAATGCATAGAAAGGATAGTAAAATGTCAGGAATAAAAGATGAAATCATTTTAAGAGGACTTAAAGAAAATAATTTAAAAAATGTAGATTTAAACATACCAAAAGAAAAAATCATTGTATTTACTGGTCTTTCAGGCTCAGGAAAGAGCTCAGTGGTTTTTGATACATTAGCAACAGAGAGTAGAAGACAAATGACTTTGAACTATCCTCTCTATGTCAGAAATCAAATGCCAAGGTACGAACGACCCCACGCCGATCTTATGCAAAACTTAAGCCCGGTTGTAGTAGTAGAACAAAGACCTATAGGAGGCAATTCCCGTTCAACAGTGGGCACCTATATGGATATTGATCCATTAATTAGACTTTTGTTCTCGAGAGTAGGAAGTCCACCGATCGGTTCTGCCACTGATTTTTCAAGTCAAAGTTCTTTTGGCAGATGTCCTGAATGCAGCGGATATGGGGAAGTCATTGCACCAGACCTTGATAAGATGATCGATTACGATAAGTCACTTCGAGAATATGCAGTGAAATTTAAACCATTATCGCCTTCAGGTTGGCAAGGTCATTGGATGATGACCTGCGGATTATTCGATCCAGATAAACCGATAAAGGACTACTCAGAAGAAGAACTCCACCTGTTCTTATATGGTCCCCGAGAAGGTGAAAGAGCCTATGCGCCGTTTCACACAAAAAATGGACCCCATAATGCAGAGTGGGATGGGTTATTACCTAGATTTACGCGTGTTTATATAAATAGAGACATCTCAAAACTAAAACAAGTTTCCCAAGATGATGTCTTAGCAGTGTCAACACATTCATTATGCCCAACATGTAAAGGCTCAGGCTTAAACCCCAAGGTATTAGAGTGCAAAATAAATGGCCTAAATATCGCAGAATACGACCAATTGGAGCTGCCAGAAATTCTAGAAGAACTAAAGAATATAAAAGATCCTATGGGGAAATCGATAGCACAACAGGCGATCCCGTATGTAAAACAACTAGTCGACATGGGACTGGGATATTTGAGTCTGTCAAGAAAAATGGGCACCCTGTCCGGCGGTGAAGCTCAAAGGGTAAAAATCGCTCGTCATTTAGGAAGCAGTCTAAATAATATCACCTATATTTTTGATGAACCAAGTGCGGGACTCCATCCAGAAGAAGTGGATATGTTAATTATTATGCTAAAAAGAATAAAAGACCAACATAATACCGTAATCGTAATCGAACATGATCTATCAGTAATAAAAGCTGCGGATGAAATAATTGAGATGGGACCAGGAGCAGGTGTAAATGGAGGAAAAGTTGTCTATCAAGGAAAATTAGAAGGACTAAAAAACTCTCCCACCGGAACAGCCTTAAAGCACCAGCTAAAAGTAAATAAAAACCCAAGGGAAATAAAAGGTTATTTTACAATAAGAAGAGCAGGTAACAATAACTTAAAAAATATAAGCGTCAATATTCCTAAAAATGTCTTAGTCTCTGTATGCGGAGTATCTGGTTCAGGTAAAAGCTCCTTAATATTGGAGGCCTTCACGAAAAAGTATCCAGAATCCATTACGGTAGGACATGGCGGTATAGGAATTTCCAATCGTTCAACTATGGCTACCTATATGGGAATAATGGATGATATTCGCGCAATATTTTCAAAAGCAACAGGACAACCGGCAGGATTGTTTAGCTTTAACTCCTTAGGAGCATGTCCGGTCTGCAAAGGAAAAGGTGTCCTAACGCCAGAAGTAGCATTTGCAGATCCAGTGACGATCCCTTGTGAGGCATGTGGCGGTACGAGATACTCAGACGAAGCGCTTAAGTTTAGCTATCAAGATAAAAATATAGTTGAAATTTTAGATTTAACAATAGACGAGGCTATAAATTATTTTAAAGCACCAAAAATCATAAAAAGAGTGCACACGCTAAAAGATGTGGGATTAGGTTATTTGACCTTAGGGCAGACGACAAGTTCCCTAAGCGGCGGAGAAATTCAACGTCTTAAACTGGCAAGCCACTTACAAAAAGAGGGCCAAATCTATCTGTTAGACGAGCCATCCTCAGGACTGCACTCAGAAGATAATGAAAAACTCTTAGATGTATTTCAAAATCTTGTAAACAGAGGTAATTCCGTTATAATAATTGAACACAAACTAGACCTGATAGCGACGAGCGACTGGGTAATAGAATTGGGTCCAGGAGGAGGAAAACAAGGCGGACAAATTATATTCGAAGGAACACCGGAAGAGATGTTAAATGCAGAAACATTGACGGCGAGATGGTTAAAGGATGGAGTTAGAAGACATTCGGAACGGGGCGTATGGTCGGCCAATATCTAAATCTTACTACCTAGAACGAATTCTCAAGGAAGAATTTCGTTCTTTTATCATTTAGCAAATGTAACTCGAGAAGATATCGACTCAATCACTTATACCATAAATAAAGGCTTGTTCGTAGATGATGACATTATAATCCGCGTAAATGTAAAATATACAGATGGAAACTCTGAACAACAAGATATTGTTGTAACTCAAGAATCAAATTCCATTTTACTCAAGCTTAAATAAAATAATTGAAGAGATAATACTGCAAAATAAAGAACCAGTAGGAACAAAGTTAACTAAGATCGACAGAGAAAATCAATGGTCACCTAACAACTACGGCGCCTTTATTTCATTGGTACTTCAAGGGGTTGAAGAGAATAAAACTTTATTTTACATCACGGTAAAATATTTTGTCAACAATAAATTTGTAATAATTTATAAAAAATGTTATAATTGTCTTACAATTGTTTTTTTATGATATTCCGTATCCCGTATTCTGATGTATTTTTTGCAGTTAGAATGATGGATACGTTTTTTAATATCCTTTTTTAAACAAAGAAGAATTCAAACAGTTGTGTAAGCTTTAAAGGTAAGTTAGTTGAATAAAATTATCAATTTACTATCTAACAGTAACTTAGTTTTTATTCTACAAGGAGGCCTATAATATTGAATCTAATCAATAAGAAAGTTACACACAAGCGTTTTGGCACGGGGAGTATAGTTAAGCATAATGATTCTATTATTGAAATACATTTCGCATCGGAAAATAAAAAGTTTGTTTTCCCCGATGTATTTGGAAAGCACATAACGCTGCTTGATAAAAGTGCTGCTAATTTACTCGAAAAAATTATACAAAAAAAGGAAAGTGAAAGAAGAGAGGAAGAATGGAAGAAGGAAGAGGAAAAAAAACTACAACGGAAAAACCAGGAACTTCGCTTGGAACATGAAAAACTTATGAAAAACCATAAACTACATCCCGAATCACAAATGGTTTTTTGGTGTGACACAGAAGAACGGAATCGTTCTTTTTCAGAGTGGAAGGTTTTTTCAGGTGTAATAAAAAGTGGTAATAACAAGGGGAAGCCAAACAAACCCATCCGCTTACACCAAAATAGCGCTGTCCTGTTAACAGCTATAGATCCTGGCATGCCTGAAAAAGACAGACGTATCTTAGGTGTCTATATGGTGAATGAAGATTTTATCGGTAAACTTTGTGAAGATGGATATATCCCTGCTCATTCAATATACAGACTCCAACTTTCAGAGCAGGAATCTAATCAGATGCTTTTCTGGGAATATTATGTAAATGAGAAGTTCCCACAAAAAATGACATGGAATACAGGTAAATACCGATATTTTGAAAATTCATGGTTGGCTCAAATTTTGCTTGATATCGTTTCGTTGAAAAGTGACCCAAAAGAACGAGAGCAGGCACAACAATTTTTTAAACATTTCTGTAAAATGAATCAGATAACAGATCAAGAGTTACCAAAACCTAATGGCGCATTATTGCGTATTTAGTTGTTAGCCCAAAGCTTTTTTAGCAGGAAGTTTGATTAGTGTTTGCTGTTTATTCCTGCTGTAGAATAATTAGGATGATTCTTTATCGTGGAAGGAGTCTTCTAAGTATCAGGGATAAATAGCTGAACAGTGATTGAAAACTTACCAGCATCTCATATTGTATGGCCACATACACTCTAGTCACGTTAAGTGCGTGTTGCAACTCATTTTAAAAGAAGGCAACTAACCATTAGTTGCCTTCTTTGTCTTAAGAATCATTAACTCTTTGAAAAGAAAGAGCCATCTGTTCCTAAAAAGTTATACTTTTAGGACTTCCCTCAATAAACAACAACCGGATCATAGGTGCTGAGATTGTCATATACAGTTTTCATAATACTTGGAGGTGTGTTGACACAGCCATGCGATCCTGCACTAAGATAGGCATTACTTGCCCAATTGCCCCGCCAGCTGGCATCGTGGAACCCCTGACCGTCATTTGTAAAAGGAGCCCAATAGTTTACATCTACCTGATAAGTGATTTTTCCGTTTTCTCTGCCCGTTAGGACGGAAGGCGTTTGCTTATAGAGGATATACCACACACCCGGTGATGTATCATGACCAGTGCTGTGATTCCCGGTAACAACATTCGTAGTGACGACTAATTTTCCATTTTTGTATATCCAAATTCGCTGCTCTGCAATGGAGACTTCAGCGTACGTATCGCCAATACCATTGTTTACGATTGTGTCATATCCGTAGCCTTCAC encodes:
- a CDS encoding malate synthase; this translates as MNLINKKVTHKRFGTGSIVKHNDSIIEIHFASENKKFVFPDVFGKHITLLDKSAANLLEKIIQKKESERREEEWKKEEEKKLQRKNQELRLEHEKLMKNHKLHPESQMVFWCDTEERNRSFSEWKVFSGVIKSGNNKGKPNKPIRLHQNSAVLLTAIDPGMPEKDRRILGVYMVNEDFIGKLCEDGYIPAHSIYRLQLSEQESNQMLFWEYYVNEKFPQKMTWNTGKYRYFENSWLAQILLDIVSLKSDPKEREQAQQFFKHFCKMNQITDQELPKPNGALLRI